GGCAACCAGAAATTCAAGGATGCTGAAGCCTTGAATGGCAGTTTTATTGGGAATATGGTTGAGTAAGCGTTTATTGTTCATTGTTAGTCTCTTACGCGTGATTGGTAGGTATAGACAACGTGATGCCCCGATGTATTGAGATTTTTTGCGCTATTTTCTTCTTCGACATCTTGTAACCATAAAACTTTCACGATGGTCGTGTCGCCTTTGCCATCGCATTTTGCGTTAAACCCATTTTCGTAAGTTGGCTCTGCACCGGAAGAATCTTTGCAGATGGTTGAGAACACTTGGGCTTCGGGAAGGGCTTTGGCTAAGTCGACCTTAAACTGTGCAATTTGAGCCTGTGCAAGTTGGGCTTTGCTCATTTTGGCTTCAAATTTTCCAGTTTGTTTAGAGTCGGATTTTAGATAGGCATCATAGGATTTTTTATAACGGGAGGTTTTTTCCCCTGTAGTATCGGTTTCTTCAGAGAGCGTTGGGTTAATGAGCATGCCTTCAATCAGATTTTGAGTAATTTGGGCGACGGTGGTTTGATTTTCAGACTCACGCACGTTGGATACGGTACGCAATTGAACAGCCAGAAGGGCGAGCACACCGATGGTAAGGACAAACATGGCAATCAAAACTTCAATCAGGGTCATACCTGATTGAAGTTTTGGGGTAAAGCTTGTTGAGCTCGTTTTCAGACGGCCTTTAAATAATCTGAGATGAGTAGGATTAGTAATGTTCATAAGATACCGTTGTTATTCTTTGGAAGAGTATTCGCACATTTTGCGCTCATCGTTTTTAGCACAGATTTCGACATGCCCATTACCATTGATTAAAAGTACGGTAGCACGGGCTTTCTTGGTTTCAGCATCGGCGGCGGATTTATCCGTCAGGCTGATTTTGATGTGGCCGTCTGAAAATTGATAATTCTTACCATCGGTTGAATGGCCAAATGTACCATTAGGAAGAAATCTCCACCAGACTTCTTTTGAAGCTGAGGCCGAGAGGGCAGGACGTTCAGTACCGATAGGGATATAGTTGAAGCTGTATTCCACTTTGTCGGTATTTCCATTAAGGATAATGGAGCGGATAGATAAATCGACTGTGTCGTTTTGATAGCGTAAGTCTTCGTTTTTATCGGCGTAGGCCAACATACCATTACCGGCATATTTGGAATCGCAACCATTATTGGGCGAGCCATCGGATTTAATTTTGACCGGACAGATGTAAACGGGAAGATTGAGACGGACGGCTTCATTCCGCGCGAAGCGCAGCAGATTTGCAATTTGCTCTGCTTGCGATGCCGCACGTCTGGAGGCAATCCATTGATTCATATTGGGAAGTGCGATGACGGCCATTACTGCTGCAATAGTAATGACGATCAGCAACTCAATTAGGGTGAAGCCTTTTTGTGTCTGATACATGAGTGATTTTTGGTAGTAATGTGTTGGGTAACTAACGTTTTCTCTTTTGCACTTGCCTGTGGCAATGCTTTTGCTTTTATTAGATTTATTTTAAACGATTTTGTAATGCGTGACTAATGAAATATGAAATTCGGTTAGTTTTTCAGACAATCTGTCTCAATCTTCCATCAACATGGATTCTGGAATATAGGCGGCATTATCAAATTTGGTAAATTGACCCATCCAAGTGAGGAATACTTTCCCGACGGGACCGTTACGGTGTTTACCGATAATACATTCCGCCAAGCCTTTTGCGGGTGATTCTGAGTTGTAGTATTCGTCGCGATACATAAACATAATCAAGTCAGCATCTTGTTCGATTGCGCCGGATTCACGCAAGTCGGACATCATCGGGCGTTTGTCGGTACGCTGCTCAACTGTACGGCTCAACTGTGACAGGGCAATGACGGGAACTTGCAATTCTTTAGCCAATGCTTTGAGGGAGCGGGAAATTTCGCCAAGCTCGGAAGCACGGTTGTCAGAACGGCCGGAGCCTGACATTAATTGCAGGTAGTCGATGACGATCAAACCCAATTTGCCGTTGAACTGGCGCGCAAGACGACGGGCGCGGGCGCGGAGTTCGAGCGCGGTCAAGCCCGGAGTTTCATCGATATACATGGGTGCATCGGAGAGTTTAACGACCGCTTCGTTCAGACGGCCCCAGTGTTCGTCTTGCAATCTGCCGGTTTTTAAAACGCTTTGGTCTAAACGTCCGACTGAACCCAGCATACGCATAACCAGCTGCGCACCGCCCATCTCCATAGAGAATACGGCAACAGGTAATTTGTTTTCTACGGCAACGTGTTCGGCAATATTGATGGAGAAGGCAGTTTTACCCATGGAAGGACGGCCTGCGACGATAATCAAATCACCCGGTTGGAGGCCTGATGTTTTTTTGTCGAGGTCGATAAAACCTGTCGATATGCCGGTTACTTCGTCAGGATTGTCGCGCGAATAAAGCATATCGATGCGTTCGACCACTTCTTTCAAAAGGTCGGGCATCTCAAGAAAGCCTTGTTTGGATTTGGCGGTACTTTCGGCGATTTGGAATACTTTGTTTTCCGCCTCGTCCAAAAGCTGGCCTGCATCGCGCCCTTGCGGATTGTATGCGCTGCGTGCAATTTCCGTGCCGACTTCGGCAAGCTGGCGCATGATGGAACGTTCGCGCACGATTTCGGCGTAGCGGCGGATATTGGCTGCGGATGGCGTGTTTTGCGCCAGTGTAATCAGATAGTTGAATCCGCCTGCCGCTTCCAATTCTTCATTGCGTTCCAAACTTTCCTGAACAGTAATAACGTCGGCAGGGCGGTTTTCATTAATCAGGTTGGCAATTGCACGAAAAATCAGGCGGTGTTCGTGGCGGTAGAAATCTTCGCCGGAAACGACATCGGCAATACGGTCCCAAGCCGAATTTTCCAGCATCAGGCCGCCTAAAACGGATTGCTCCGCTTCTGTGGAATGTGGCGGCAGTGACAATGCGCTGATTTCACGGTCTTCAGACGGCATATCGGAATAATTGCTCATGACGGGCATCTCTGGCTGGAAAATTGCAATCCACTATTATAGCGCAGTGTAAGTTCAATTGGTTTGTTTAGGCTAAAGCAGGTAAAATAGCAATGTTGTTGATTTGACAACACACACTACCAAAATATAAATATCAATAATTAGGAGCATAAAAATGGAACACAAGCTGCCACAATTGCCTTATGAACTGGATGCGTTATCCCCCCATCTGACTAAAGAAACTTTGGAGTTCCACTACGGCAAACACCATCAAACTTACATCACCAATTTGAACAATCAAATTAAAGGCACTGAGTTTGAAGAAATGCCTTTGGAAGAAATCGTGAAAAAATCTTCCGGCGGTATGTTCAACAACGCTGCCCAAACTTGGAACCACACTTTCTACTGGCTGGGCTTTACCCCTAAAGGCCAAGGCAAACCTGCCGGCGAATTGGCTGCGGCCATCGACGCCAAATGGGGCAGCTTCGAGAAATTCCAAGAAGCGTTCAATGCTTGCGCGGCCGGTACTTTCGGCTCCGGTTGGGCATGGTTGGTAAAAACGCCTGCCGGTGAATTGGATCTGGTTTCTACTTCCAATGCAGGTACTCCGCTGACTACTGAAAACACTCCACTGTTGGCTTGCGACGTATGGGAACACGCCTACTACATCGACTACCGTAACAGCCGTCCTAACTACCTGAAAGGTTTCTGGGAAATCGTTAACTGGGATGAAGTTGCCAAACGCTTTGCCGCATAAAACGATATGAATGAAAAGGCCGTCTGAAAAATTTTCAGACGGCCTTTTTGTCGATATGGACGCGAAGAGATGGTTTAGATGAATGTTTTTTCTGTCTGATGCGCAAAATTATCATGGAGCAGAAAAAAGGATAAACGGGAGATTATGCTAAAATATTGTCAACAATTTTTTGATTCCGCATGATATGGAATCAGCGTTTGATACACATAAACAAGAGGATTTTATGAAATTTCTAGACCGTGAGGCGACCATTGCCAAACCCGGCTTTAATCGTTGGCTGGTACCACCTGCCGCTTTGGCCGTGCATCTTGCCATCGGGCAGATATACGCTTATTCCGTGTTTAATGCGCCGCTGACCAAGCTTATCGGCATCACTGAGTCGGCTGCAGGAGATTGGAAGCTGACCACGGTCGGTTGGATTTTCAGTATTGCCTTGGCGATGTTGGGCGCATCTGCCGCTATGTTCGGTACTTGGATGGAACGCGTTGGGCCGCGTAAGGCGATGTTTGTTGCTGCCTGCTGCTTTAGTTTGGGCTTTTTTGTGTCGGCGATCGGCGTCCATACGCACAATCTGTTTTTGCTTTATTTGGGCAACGGTGTGATTGGCGGGGTTGGTTTGGGCTTGGGCTATATCGGGCCTGTATCGACTTTGATGAAATGGTTTCCCGATAAACCAGGTATGGCGACAGGTTTGGCGATTATGGGTTTCGGCGGTGGCGCGATGTTGGCCTCGCCTTTGTCGGTATCGCTGATGAGTTTTTTCTCCAGTGAAACTTCGGTTGGCGTCGCGCAGACTTTTGTGGTTTTAGGGTTGTTTTATTTGGTGTTGATGATGTTTGGCGCGTTTACGATCCGTGTACCTGCCGATGGCTGGAAACCTAAAGGTTATGTTGCGCCGAAAAACAAAAGCAAATTGGTCAGCAGTAATCATGTCAATGTCTCACAAGCCATGAAAACGCCGCAATTCTGGCTCTTGTTTTGGGTGTTGTGTCTGAACGTGACAGCGGGTATCGGCGTTTTAGGTCAGGCTTCTGTCATGATTCAGGAGCTGTTTTCTGAAACTTCTGTCGGTAAACAGGCTGCCATTGGCGCAGGTGCGGCGGCAGGTTTTGTGAGCCTGTTGAGCCTGTTTAATATGGGCGGCCGATTTTTGTGGTCCAGCGTGTCCGACAAAATCGGGCGTAAAAATACTTATACTATTTTCTTTGTGCTCGGCTCACTGTTGTATTTTGCCA
This genomic interval from Neisseria sp. Marseille-Q5346 contains the following:
- a CDS encoding OFA family MFS transporter, encoding MKFLDREATIAKPGFNRWLVPPAALAVHLAIGQIYAYSVFNAPLTKLIGITESAAGDWKLTTVGWIFSIALAMLGASAAMFGTWMERVGPRKAMFVAACCFSLGFFVSAIGVHTHNLFLLYLGNGVIGGVGLGLGYIGPVSTLMKWFPDKPGMATGLAIMGFGGGAMLASPLSVSLMSFFSSETSVGVAQTFVVLGLFYLVLMMFGAFTIRVPADGWKPKGYVAPKNKSKLVSSNHVNVSQAMKTPQFWLLFWVLCLNVTAGIGVLGQASVMIQELFSETSVGKQAAIGAGAAAGFVSLLSLFNMGGRFLWSSVSDKIGRKNTYTIFFVLGSLLYFAIPSIGESGNKALFVIGFCVIISMYGGGFAAIPAYLKDLFGTYQVGAIHGRILLAWSTAAVIGPVLVNYIRQSQIESGVPAAEAYSITMYIMAGLLIVGLLCNLSVRSVHEKHHEKDIKVAAHSRNPDDETAVSDAYLISKKVSAGGIGVWWRWALVCVPLGYGVIMVFVKALSLFN
- the pilV gene encoding type IV pilus modification protein PilV, producing MNITNPTHLRLFKGRLKTSSTSFTPKLQSGMTLIEVLIAMFVLTIGVLALLAVQLRTVSNVRESENQTTVAQITQNLIEGMLINPTLSEETDTTGEKTSRYKKSYDAYLKSDSKQTGKFEAKMSKAQLAQAQIAQFKVDLAKALPEAQVFSTICKDSSGAEPTYENGFNAKCDGKGDTTIVKVLWLQDVEEENSAKNLNTSGHHVVYTYQSRVRD
- the dnaB gene encoding replicative DNA helicase; the protein is MSNYSDMPSEDREISALSLPPHSTEAEQSVLGGLMLENSAWDRIADVVSGEDFYRHEHRLIFRAIANLINENRPADVITVQESLERNEELEAAGGFNYLITLAQNTPSAANIRRYAEIVRERSIMRQLAEVGTEIARSAYNPQGRDAGQLLDEAENKVFQIAESTAKSKQGFLEMPDLLKEVVERIDMLYSRDNPDEVTGISTGFIDLDKKTSGLQPGDLIIVAGRPSMGKTAFSINIAEHVAVENKLPVAVFSMEMGGAQLVMRMLGSVGRLDQSVLKTGRLQDEHWGRLNEAVVKLSDAPMYIDETPGLTALELRARARRLARQFNGKLGLIVIDYLQLMSGSGRSDNRASELGEISRSLKALAKELQVPVIALSQLSRTVEQRTDKRPMMSDLRESGAIEQDADLIMFMYRDEYYNSESPAKGLAECIIGKHRNGPVGKVFLTWMGQFTKFDNAAYIPESMLMED
- a CDS encoding Tfp pilus assembly protein FimT/FimU — protein: MYQTQKGFTLIELLIVITIAAVMAVIALPNMNQWIASRRAASQAEQIANLLRFARNEAVRLNLPVYICPVKIKSDGSPNNGCDSKYAGNGMLAYADKNEDLRYQNDTVDLSIRSIILNGNTDKVEYSFNYIPIGTERPALSASASKEVWWRFLPNGTFGHSTDGKNYQFSDGHIKISLTDKSAADAETKKARATVLLINGNGHVEICAKNDERKMCEYSSKE
- a CDS encoding superoxide dismutase, with the translated sequence MEHKLPQLPYELDALSPHLTKETLEFHYGKHHQTYITNLNNQIKGTEFEEMPLEEIVKKSSGGMFNNAAQTWNHTFYWLGFTPKGQGKPAGELAAAIDAKWGSFEKFQEAFNACAAGTFGSGWAWLVKTPAGELDLVSTSNAGTPLTTENTPLLACDVWEHAYYIDYRNSRPNYLKGFWEIVNWDEVAKRFAA